The Longimicrobiales bacterium genome includes the window ATGATCGTCGCACCCGCCAAGGCGGGCAAGACGATGGTGCTGCAGGCGGTGGCGGAGGGCGTGGTGAAGAACTATCCGAAGGCCACCGTCTTCATCCTGCTTGTCGATGAGCGGCCGGAAGAGGTGACGGAGATGGAGATGTGCGGGTATGGCGAGGTAGTGGCATCGAGCTTCGACCATCCCGCCGATCGCCACGTGGGCATTGCGGAGATCACGCTCGAGCGTGCGCGCCGCAAGGTGGAAATGGGACAGGACGTCGTCATCATCCTGGACTCGATCACCCGGCTGGCCCGTGCGTACAATACCAACGAGCGCAGCAGTGGAAAGACGCTGACCGGCGGCCTGGACTCCAATGCACTGGAGAAGCCGAAGCGTTTCCTCGGCAGCGCGCGCAACATCGATCCGAAGCAGGGCGGCGGCTCGCTCACGATCATCGCCACCGCGCTGATCGAGACGGGCTCGCGGATGGATGATGTGATTTTCGAGGAGTTCAAGGGCACGGGCAACAGCGAGCTGGTGCTGAGCCGTGAGCTGGCCGACAAGCGCATCTGGCCGGCGATCGACCTCACCGCCAGCGCCACGCGGCGCGAGGAGCTGCTGCTCGGCGAGGACGCGCTCACGGCGTCGCACAAGCTCCGCCGCGACTTCTCCGACCTCAATCCACCCGAGGCGATGGACCAGCTGCTCGCGCGGATGCGGCGGACGAAGACGAATGATGAGCTCATCGCACAGATCGCGAGCGGCCGTGTGTAGATCGGAAGGATGGTACGAGTCGCCCGGCGCATGCTGGCACTCGGCTTGCCCTCCGTCTTGCCATGACTGACGTGACAAAGAGCGCATCGAAGGTCGCCATCATCGACGGGTCCAACGTCGCTCACTCCTCGGAGGGTGATCAGGCCCGTCTGGAAAACATCCGGCTGGTGTCAGCGAAGCTGGTCGAGGAGGGTTATGCGCCCGTCGTGGTGGTCGACGCGGCGCTGCGTCACCAGATCGACGATCGGCGGGCGTTCGAGGAGATGGTCGAGAACGGCCGCATCAAGCAGGCCCCTGCAGGTACGGACGCCGATTACTTCATCCTGTCGTTCGCGCGCGAGCTCGATGCGGTGGTGGTATCGAACGATCGCTTCAAGGACCGGCTCGAGGCGTTCCCCGAGGCGCGTGAGCAGGTCATCCGCTACATGATCGTCAACGACGAAGTCGTCTTCGAGCGCCGCACCAGCCGGCGCGGCTGAGCTCGCGAGACCCTGCACTCCCATGTCGTACTGCGATGCCGCTCCAGGTCACCCGTATCACGGTCCGTATCACGACCGCGAGTACGGCTTCCCGATCACGGCTGATGCAGCACTCTTCGAGCGACTCGTGCTCGAGATCAACCAGGCCGGTCTCTCCTGGCTCACCATCCTGAAGAAGCGTGACAACTTCCGAGCGGCATTCGACG containing:
- the rho gene encoding transcription termination factor Rho — its product is MSSTETAGVLDITSGGAGFIRRPEHGYLPTDGDVYVAQKLIQRYRLRTGDEIMGEAGPSPGRGKNPPLTTVASVNGLPPEEISGRPEFHRLSALHPKDQLVLECNLDRGEKDYTNRIIDLFCPFGKGQRAMIVAPAKAGKTMVLQAVAEGVVKNYPKATVFILLVDERPEEVTEMEMCGYGEVVASSFDHPADRHVGIAEITLERARRKVEMGQDVVIILDSITRLARAYNTNERSSGKTLTGGLDSNALEKPKRFLGSARNIDPKQGGGSLTIIATALIETGSRMDDVIFEEFKGTGNSELVLSRELADKRIWPAIDLTASATRREELLLGEDALTASHKLRRDFSDLNPPEAMDQLLARMRRTKTNDELIAQIASGRV